The segment TACTGAGTAGGCTCTACGCACTACTTTTTTCTCAATCGCCAAAAAAATAGCCTCAACAAGATCTTTCACATAAACAAATGTAAGATCTTGCCTTTTATACCCTACAGAAAAGTCTATATGCCCTTTAATAGACTTTACCATAAGGAAGTAATCGCTTTCACGCGGACCATAAACTCCTGTTGGTCTAAATATAACAAAGGGAAAATCAACTAAGCTTTCAAGATACCTCTCTGATTTCAGTTTGCTTAATCCATAAGCCGTATTAGGCTTTTTTATATCATCTTCAGCAATCGGTTGATAAGATTTCTCATGAATAGGACCAAAAACACTTAGAGTACTTATATAAAGGAATTGTTTTGGAACCATCTCTAGCTCAATAAGAACATCTACAAAATCTTTCGTTTGCTGATAATTGACTTCTATAAAGTCATTTTTACTTATGCATTTAGTCACTCCTGCACAATGCACGATGTAATCAAAGTTGCCATTATCTTTTTTGAATAAACTCAATACTTCCCTAAGTTTTTGCTTATCTGAAAAGTCTAACTCAATAAAATTAATTCGATTATCAATTAGATATCTTTTACTACTAGTAGACCTTATCCCAGCAAAGGTTTCTAAGCCTTTTTCAACTGCAGCTTCAGTAATAAAGCTTCCAATAAAGCCACTGGCTCCTGTAACAAGTATTTTCGCCATTATTTATCTGGTTCTATATGTATATTGATGTAAGTATTCTGACCAAACTTCTTTCTTAACCGAACTTCTACTTCATCAGAGAAACTATGTGCTTCACGCAAATTTAAATTTCCATTAATTAAAATATCAAATTCTATGGCATAATAATTTCCAATTCTACGAGTACGGAGTTCTTGAACTCCCTTAACACCATCAACAGAACTAGCTATTTTTATAATTTCACCCTCAGTATCACAAGGCAGAGAACGTTCAAGAAGTTCATCCAAGCACGAAGTTAGCAATTTTATTGCCTCAATTATAATCAAAACACTAACAACTATTGCAGCAATCGGGTCTAAAATACTCCAATTCTTCCCTAGTAGTATAGCTCCACCAATA is part of the Bacteroides coprosuis DSM 18011 genome and harbors:
- a CDS encoding NAD-dependent epimerase/dehydratase (COGs: COG0451 Nucleoside-diphosphate-sugar epimerase~InterPro IPR001509~KEGG: bfs:BF4355 putative UDP-glucose 4-epimerase~PFAM: NAD-dependent epimerase/dehydratase~SPTR: NAD-dependent epimerase;~IMG reference gene:2504105976~PFAM: NAD dependent epimerase/dehydratase family); amino-acid sequence: MAKILVTGASGFIGSFITEAAVEKGLETFAGIRSTSSKRYLIDNRINFIELDFSDKQKLREVLSLFKKDNGNFDYIVHCAGVTKCISKNDFIEVNYQQTKDFVDVLIELEMVPKQFLYISTLSVFGPIHEKSYQPIAEDDIKKPNTAYGLSKLKSERYLESLVDFPFVIFRPTGVYGPRESDYFLMVKSIKGHIDFSVGYKRQDLTFVYVKDLVEAIFLAIEKKVVRRAYSVTDGEVYSSRAFSDLIQKELGIPFVLHIKSPLIILKVISLCAEFISGILGKSSTLNSDKYKIMKQRNWRCDITPTIEELGYEPKYKLEKGVEEAVDWYKKEKWI